From the genome of Haloferax mediterranei ATCC 33500, one region includes:
- a CDS encoding ArsR/SmtB family transcription factor codes for MTRRDLVDDVLTSSDEPDGPLTDGAEDTTQQSGTDVPPEASDDELLDALGDDVSRDVLVSCNRAPMTAEELAENCDVSESTIYRRLESLSNLGLIERTQRVDAPSKTCYETVIDGLSIHVGDSLRVEPGSSNYVVDAMRTLLAAIDVQQLAYDREQNCVDARFELEPHLLDALVELYIRDSPSRDQ; via the coding sequence ATGACTCGACGCGACCTCGTGGACGATGTTCTCACATCGTCTGACGAGCCAGACGGTCCACTGACGGACGGGGCCGAAGACACCACCCAGCAATCGGGTACCGACGTTCCACCAGAGGCGTCGGACGACGAACTTCTCGATGCGCTCGGAGACGATGTTTCTCGGGACGTACTCGTGTCGTGTAATCGTGCCCCGATGACCGCCGAAGAGCTTGCAGAGAACTGTGACGTCTCCGAGTCAACGATTTATCGCCGACTGGAGTCGCTTTCGAACCTCGGACTCATCGAGCGCACACAGCGTGTCGACGCTCCGAGTAAAACGTGCTACGAGACAGTCATCGATGGGTTGTCGATTCACGTCGGCGACAGCCTCCGGGTCGAACCGGGGTCGAGTAACTACGTCGTCGACGCGATGCGAACGCTCCTCGCGGCGATAGATGTACAGCAACTCGCGTACGACCGCGAGCAAAACTGCGTCGACGCTCGATTCGAACTGGAGCCGCATCTCCTCGATGCGTTGGTCGAACTGTACATTAGAGACTCCCCCTCACGCGACCAGTGA
- the glmS gene encoding glutamine--fructose-6-phosphate transaminase (isomerizing), with amino-acid sequence MCGITACIGTDDSVDSLVDGLRRLEYRGYDSAGVAVKNPAGISLTKRVGEVSELVAAVEQNPISGDYGIGHTRWATHGGVTDDNAHPHTDEAERIAVVHNGIISNFQSLRSELEARGHTFSSETDTEVVPHLIEENLRDGATPEEAFRAAVGSLSGSYALAAIIEDEQAIFATRSGSPLVLGVGDGEYYLASDVPAFIQHTERVVYLHDGDFVVVTPDGYDITDSAGRAVDRPVEYVEWDPETATKGGYEHYMYKEINEQPGALRRTTQGRLNTHTGGVELEEFSPEFFADVEQVHLIAMGTSHHAGMYAASLLNSRGIPAHAFMSGEYSVIKPPVTDDTLVIAVSQSGETADTLDAVRRARAAGARTLAVTNVVGSSITRECDDELLIRAGPEIGVAATKTFSSQVTALTLLTERIVEDLLGTKSSDARNLMEALSRLPGDVQEVLDTSTAREIAIEYEGSDAYFFIGRGVAHPVALEGALKFKEISYEHAEGFAASELKHGPLALVTPLSPVFAIFTGHEDEATLSNVKEVQARGAPVIAVTSDQSGEVPEFADHVLSIPETHPDIAGVLANVQLQLVAYHSAKLLERSIDKPRNLAKCVTVE; translated from the coding sequence ATGTGCGGAATTACCGCTTGCATCGGAACCGACGACTCCGTCGATTCGCTGGTCGATGGACTTCGCCGCCTAGAGTACCGTGGCTACGATTCTGCCGGTGTCGCCGTAAAGAACCCCGCCGGTATCTCGCTGACAAAGCGTGTCGGCGAAGTCTCGGAACTCGTGGCAGCCGTCGAACAGAACCCGATTTCCGGCGACTACGGTATCGGACACACGCGTTGGGCGACCCACGGCGGCGTCACCGACGACAATGCACACCCCCACACCGACGAGGCGGAGCGCATCGCCGTCGTCCACAACGGTATTATCTCGAACTTCCAGTCGCTTCGAAGCGAGTTGGAAGCACGAGGACACACCTTCAGCAGCGAGACCGACACCGAGGTCGTCCCACATCTCATCGAGGAGAACCTGCGAGACGGCGCGACACCAGAGGAAGCCTTCCGCGCTGCGGTTGGCAGCCTCTCGGGAAGCTATGCGCTCGCGGCAATCATCGAAGACGAGCAGGCGATTTTCGCGACGCGGTCCGGTTCGCCGCTCGTCCTCGGCGTCGGCGACGGTGAGTACTATCTCGCAAGCGACGTGCCAGCGTTCATCCAGCACACGGAGCGCGTCGTCTATCTCCACGATGGCGACTTCGTCGTTGTCACTCCCGATGGGTACGACATCACCGACTCTGCCGGTCGGGCAGTCGACCGCCCGGTCGAGTACGTCGAATGGGACCCGGAGACGGCGACGAAGGGTGGCTACGAACACTACATGTACAAGGAAATTAACGAGCAACCCGGCGCGCTCCGCCGCACCACACAGGGGCGGTTGAACACGCACACAGGCGGTGTCGAACTCGAAGAGTTCTCTCCGGAATTCTTCGCCGATGTCGAGCAGGTTCACCTCATCGCGATGGGCACGTCCCACCACGCCGGGATGTACGCGGCGTCGCTCCTCAATTCGCGCGGTATCCCCGCACACGCGTTCATGTCGGGGGAATACTCCGTCATCAAACCGCCGGTGACGGACGACACGCTGGTTATCGCGGTCAGTCAGTCGGGTGAGACGGCGGACACCCTCGATGCCGTCCGCCGTGCGCGCGCGGCGGGTGCGCGAACGCTCGCAGTCACCAACGTCGTCGGGTCCTCGATAACCCGCGAGTGCGATGACGAGTTGCTCATCCGCGCCGGTCCGGAAATCGGCGTCGCGGCGACCAAGACGTTCTCTTCACAGGTAACGGCGCTCACGCTTCTCACCGAGCGTATCGTCGAGGATTTGTTGGGTACGAAATCCAGCGATGCGCGCAACTTGATGGAGGCTCTGTCTCGACTCCCCGGTGACGTACAGGAGGTACTCGATACCTCCACCGCCAGAGAAATCGCAATCGAATACGAGGGCAGCGACGCGTACTTCTTCATTGGACGGGGAGTCGCCCACCCGGTTGCGCTGGAAGGGGCGCTGAAGTTCAAAGAAATCTCGTACGAACACGCGGAGGGATTCGCGGCATCGGAACTCAAACACGGCCCGCTCGCGTTAGTCACGCCGCTCTCGCCGGTGTTCGCTATCTTCACCGGCCACGAGGACGAGGCGACGCTGAGCAACGTCAAGGAGGTTCAGGCGCGCGGTGCGCCCGTCATCGCTGTTACGAGTGACCAGTCCGGAGAGGTACCCGAGTTCGCCGACCACGTGCTCTCGATTCCCGAAACGCACCCCGATATCGCGGGCGTCCTCGCGAACGTACAACTCCAACTCGTAGCGTACCATTCGGCGAAGCTACTCGAACGGTCGATAGACAAGCCTCGTAACCTCGCGAAGTGCGTCACCGTCGAGTGA
- a CDS encoding winged helix-turn-helix transcriptional regulator: protein MPTDTNTDDAPCPIIDSIKQIGSQWRLIVLYDLREDEKRFNELKRSTGASSRTLSRVLDDLQETGFVNRRLEEDAPVATYYSLTDKGVSLCPVFDEIEQWAAEWLETDEQPAEPEAAESAA, encoded by the coding sequence ATGCCCACTGATACGAACACTGACGACGCGCCGTGTCCCATCATCGACTCCATCAAGCAAATCGGGTCACAGTGGCGTCTGATCGTCCTCTACGACCTTCGGGAGGATGAAAAGCGATTCAACGAACTGAAGCGTTCCACCGGTGCCAGTTCGCGGACGCTCTCTCGCGTTCTCGACGACCTCCAAGAGACCGGCTTCGTCAACCGCCGTCTGGAGGAAGACGCTCCGGTCGCGACGTACTACTCGCTTACCGACAAGGGCGTCTCGCTTTGTCCGGTGTTCGACGAGATAGAACAGTGGGCGGCCGAGTGGCTCGAAACCGACGAACAGCCCGCAGAACCCGAGGCTGCCGAGTCGGCTGCCTAA